The genomic DNA CTGCAGCTTCACCAGATCCTCGAAAAAGGAATCCGGAAGCTCTGCGAGCGTGCTGCCTCCACATTTCATTACAAACGTTCCGTTTGCCGCAAGCGGATTGCTTGCCGTATTACTGTTATCCAGCGCTGTTCTCATCGCTCCAAAACCCCTCTCCGATTCTTATGAAGTAATCATTATGTGTCGAAAAACCCCGAAGTCAAGTGCGGTATGCCGCATTTATCCGTACATAGTCATAGGTCAAATCGCAGCCCCAGGCCGTGGCCTGGCCTTCGCCGTTATGCAGGTGGACATGGATAACCACGGTGTCCCCCTGCAGATAAGCAAGCGCCTCATCCTCATCGAAAGGAATCGGCCGGGAGCCTGTCAGCACACGGATGCTGCCGAGCGAAATGTCCACCGTCTCCGGGTTCACCGGCTCGCCAGCGCGGCCTACCGCCGCGATGATGCGGCCCCAGTTCGCATCGGCGCCAAATACGGCCGATTTCACCAGGCTGGAGCCGATAATCGTCTTCGCAATAGCCCGGGCCGACAGATCGCTGACCGCGCCTTCCACGTTCACTTCGACGAGCCGTGAAGCTCCCTCGCCATCGCGCGCGATTGCCTTGGCGAGCACCTCGCACACATAGCCGAAGCCGGCCGCAAAGCTCTCCCATGCCGGATGCTCCGGTGTCAGCGGCTCATTTCCGGCCAGCCCGCTCGCCATCGCAAGCAGCATGTCGTTCGTGCTCGTATCGCCGTCTACCGTGATCATATTGAAGGTAGCATCGGTCACCTTGCGGAGCAGCGCCTGCAGCGCTTCGGCTTCGATAACCGCGTCGGTCGTCACAAAGCCAAGCATGGTCGCCATGTTCGGGTGAATCATGCCTGAGCCTTTGGCGGCTCCGGCGATGCTGACCTCCCGTCCATCCACGTTCAGCTTCACGCATACCTCTTTCTTCACGAGGTCCGTGGTCAGGATGGCTTGGCAGAATTCCTCCGCCC from Paenibacillus woosongensis includes the following:
- the argJ gene encoding bifunctional glutamate N-acetyltransferase/amino-acid acetyltransferase ArgJ encodes the protein MGEVSKFTVVTEGTVTTPQGFRAGGLHCGLKKTSRNDLGAIVCEVPAVAAAVYTLNVFQAAPLKVTRDSLASSSQRLRAIVVNSGNANACTGKQGEEDAYAMRAAAAEAFGLRPEEVAVASTGVIGELLPMERVNAGIHGLPAVVAPGADGAEEFCQAILTTDLVKKEVCVKLNVDGREVSIAGAAKGSGMIHPNMATMLGFVTTDAVIEAEALQALLRKVTDATFNMITVDGDTSTNDMLLAMASGLAGNEPLTPEHPAWESFAAGFGYVCEVLAKAIARDGEGASRLVEVNVEGAVSDLSARAIAKTIIGSSLVKSAVFGADANWGRIIAAVGRAGEPVNPETVDISLGSIRVLTGSRPIPFDEDEALAYLQGDTVVIHVHLHNGEGQATAWGCDLTYDYVRINAAYRT